In Methanobacterium spitsbergense, the following proteins share a genomic window:
- a CDS encoding class I SAM-dependent methyltransferase: MEKYDNFNTDPYSMHMKITEFVEDQKKVLDVGCAYGNLAEVMSSNKCEVVGVEISPKAGKKAKKYCKEVIIGDVESVELLPEYIDYFDYLIFADILEHLKNPLKVLKRYKKYLKDDGCIVISLPNITNWRMRLKILFGNFEYKDTGILDSGHLRFFTEKSAKKMLSDAGYEIIKFDLTGLESPLGSKIMHKIGTLRPSLLAYQFLIIAKKKV; encoded by the coding sequence ATGGAGAAATATGATAATTTCAATACAGATCCTTACAGTATGCATATGAAAATTACCGAATTTGTAGAGGATCAAAAAAAGGTTCTCGATGTTGGATGTGCATATGGTAATCTAGCTGAGGTAATGTCATCTAATAAATGCGAAGTTGTTGGTGTTGAAATTTCTCCTAAAGCAGGTAAAAAGGCAAAAAAATATTGTAAAGAAGTAATAATTGGAGATGTAGAATCAGTTGAATTATTACCAGAATATATTGATTATTTTGATTACCTTATCTTTGCAGATATTTTAGAACATCTTAAAAATCCACTTAAAGTTTTAAAAAGGTATAAAAAATATTTAAAGGATGATGGATGTATTGTAATTTCTTTACCCAACATAACCAACTGGAGAATGAGATTGAAAATTTTATTCGGAAATTTTGAATACAAAGATACGGGAATATTGGATAGTGGTCATCTTCGTTTTTTTACCGAAAAAAGTGCAAAAAAAATGTTATCTGATGCAGGTTATGAAATTATTAAATTTGATTTAACAGGTTTAGAATCACCATTAGGATCTAAGATCATGCATAAAATCGGGACTCTACGGCCAAGTCTTTTAGCATATCAATTTTTAATAATAGCTAAAAAAAAGGTATGA